Proteins co-encoded in one Malus domestica chromosome 09, GDT2T_hap1 genomic window:
- the LOC139187826 gene encoding uncharacterized mitochondrial protein AtMg00810-like, with protein sequence MQQPPGFIDPSKPHHVCQLRKSLYGLKQAPRAWFVKLFQALLQFGFVQSSSDASLCVLKGPSPVIVLVYVDDILVTGPSSSECNQFIQKLSTIFPVKDLGPLHYFLGLEVHRSAEGLFLHQTKYLLDLLRKTNMDGAKPCCTPLGSTKLDHTGPLLSNPTEYRFIVGGQQYLTWTRPDLSFAVNQICQFMHAPRKQHLQAAKRVLRYLKGTISAGLWFKKGSLNLTAFSNADWAGCTFHRRSTSGYYVFWGSNLISWSAKKQSIVARSSTEAKYRSLAHTAAEITWIYKIFSDIDFSLSQVPTLWCDNISAISLASNPVFHAQTKHIEIDYHYIRELVLAKLLTFQFVCSQDQLADIHTKFLSKSRFSYLKSKLPLGSMVDPKLSLRGCIKADTEIDKQVVS encoded by the coding sequence ATGCAGCAACCCCCTGGCTTCATTGATCCTAGCAAGCCTCACCATGTCTGTCAATTGCGCAAATCTCTGTATGGCCTCAAACAGGCCCCCCGAGCTTGGTTTGTTAAACTTTTTCAAGCTCTCCTTCAATTTGGATTTGTGCAATCTTCTTCTGATGCTTCATTATGTGTCCTTAAAGGTCCATCTCCCGTTATTGTTCTTGTTTACGTCGATGACATCTTAGTCACCGGCCCAAGTTCTTCTGAGTGTAATCAGTTCATTCAAAAGCTCAGTACTATTTTTCCAGTTAAAGATCTTGGTCCCTTGCACTATTTTTTGGGATTAGAGGTTCATCGGTCTGCTGAAGGTCTCTTTCTTCACCAAACCAAATATCTACTGGATCTTCTGCGTAAAACTAATATGGATGGTGCTAAGCCTTGCTGTACTCCTCTTGGTTCCACCAAACTTGATCACACGGGTCCTCTTCTTTCCAATCCCACTGAGTACAGATTTATTGTTGGTGGTCAGCAATACTTAACATGGACTCGTCCTGACCTCTCGTTTGCAGTCAATCAAATCTGCCAATTCATGCATGCTCCTCGAAAACAACACTTGCAGGCTGCCAAACGAGTTCTTCGTTATCTCAAAGGCACTATATCTGCAGGCCTTTGGTTCAAAAAGGGTTCTCTCAACCTTACTGCCTTCTCAAATGCAGACTGGGCAGGATGTACATTTCATCGACGTTCCACCAGTGGTTATTATGTTTTTTGGGGTTCCAATCTTATTAGTTGGAGTGCAAAGAAACAATCTATTGTTGCACGCTCCTCTACTGAAGCTAAATACCGCTCTCTAGCCCACACTGCTGCAGAAATTACATGGATCTATAAAATTTTCAGTGATATTgacttctctctctcacaaGTTCCCACTCTCTGGTGTGACAACATTTCTGCAATCTCTCTAGCTTCTAATCCGGTGTTTCATGCCCAGACCAAACATATTGAAATCGACTATCACTACATTCGAGAATTAGTCTTGGCTAAGCTTCTCACATTTCAGTTTGTATGTAGTCAAGATCAATTGGCTGACATTCACACCAagtttttgtccaaaagtcgGTTCAGTTATCTCAAATCCAAGCTTCCCCTTGGTTCCATGGTTGATCCCAAgctcagcttgagggggtgtattaaGGCAGATACTGAAATAGATAAGCAAGTTGTTAGTTAG
- the LOC114827023 gene encoding auxin-responsive protein IAA1-like, with protein MLPENKQQPPDGLNYDETKLTLGLPGSGSKRGFSETVDISLGSSSSSSPRAGVECCDQYSVVDGGDKTHKAPAKAQVVGWPPVRVSRKNLMNSCKYVKVAVDGAPYLRKVDLEMYNSYQQLLGALEDMFSFLKIRNYLNESKLMDPANGVEYVPTYEDRDGDWMLVGDVPWKMFVETCKRLRLMKSSEAIGLAPRTPPQCTSTH; from the exons ATGTTACCGGAAAATAAGCAGCAGCCGCCGGACGGACTGAACTACGATGAGACGAAGCTGACCTTAGGGTTGCCTGGTTCGGGCTCGAAACGTGGATTCTCAGAGACCGTTGATATTAGTCTTGGGAGCTCGAGCTCATCGTCGCCAAGAGCAGGGGTGGAATGTTGTGATCAATATAGTGTTGTTGATGGTGGGGACAAAACTCATAAGGCTCCAGCTAA GGCACAAGTGGTTGGATGGCCACCAGTGAGAGTTTCAAGGAAGAACTTGATGAACAGCTGCAAATATGTGAAAGTGGCAGTTGATGGAGCTCCATATCTGCGCAAGGTTGATCTTGAGATGTACAACAGCTATCAGCAGCTTTTGGGTGCTCTTGAGGACATGTTTTCGTTCTTAAAAATCC GTAATTACTTAAATGAGAGCAAGCTTATGGACCCTGCAAATGGGGTGGAATATGTACCAACTTATGAAGACAGAGATGGCGATTGGATGCTTGTTGGAGATGTCCCATGGAA AATGTTTGTGGAAACATGCAAGCGGCTCCGGTTGATGAAAAGCTCAGAGGCGATCGGATTAGCTCCGAGGACGCCTCCGCAATGCACAAGCACACACTGA